A genomic segment from Streptomyces antibioticus encodes:
- a CDS encoding TetR/AcrR family transcriptional regulator, translating to MTERVVAPDARRRRRPTKQGVVLSEELIVATALRLIEEHGAEALSVRRLGRALGADPSSLYRYFRHTDDLMLAIADELIGRTLRAWRPTGDWLADLRELGLRMHAGALAHPRAAILSAYRVTGRVHEIQAVETILGVLRGAGFPDPEAVRIYHAFVDQTLAFGALDSAHVALPKAAREAEAEVWRTTYGTLPAATHPHVAATARYLRESMRHSSYPAALDLLLDAAAARLAAVGGRTDG from the coding sequence ATGACCGAGCGAGTCGTCGCACCGGACGCCCGCAGACGCCGCCGTCCCACCAAGCAAGGCGTCGTGCTCTCCGAGGAACTGATCGTCGCGACGGCGCTGCGGCTGATCGAGGAGCACGGCGCCGAGGCCCTCTCCGTGCGCCGCCTCGGCCGCGCCCTGGGCGCCGACCCCAGCAGCCTCTACCGGTACTTCCGGCACACCGACGACCTGATGCTCGCCATCGCCGACGAGCTGATCGGCCGCACCCTGCGCGCCTGGCGGCCCACCGGCGACTGGCTGGCCGACCTGCGCGAACTCGGCCTGCGGATGCACGCGGGCGCCCTCGCGCACCCCAGGGCGGCCATCCTCAGCGCCTATCGGGTGACCGGGCGGGTCCATGAGATCCAGGCCGTGGAGACCATCCTCGGCGTGCTGCGCGGGGCCGGGTTCCCCGACCCGGAGGCGGTGCGGATCTACCACGCCTTCGTGGACCAGACCCTCGCCTTCGGCGCCCTGGACTCGGCGCACGTCGCCCTGCCGAAGGCGGCCCGGGAGGCGGAGGCCGAGGTGTGGCGGACCACGTACGGCACGCTGCCCGCCGCCACCCACCCGCATGTCGCGGCGACCGCCCGGTATCTGCGGGAGTCCATGCGGCACAGCTCCTACCCGGCCGCGCTCGACCTGCTGCTCGACGCGGCCGCGGCCCGACTGGCGGCGGTCGGCGGGCGGACGGACGGCTGA
- a CDS encoding pyridoxamine 5'-phosphate oxidase family protein, with protein sequence MTRAPVRPARQRKHDTLHRLEHDDHAWVATAAPPTDDGADGAVPWLVPLSFVWDGATLLLATPAAGVTGRNLLAGGAVRLGIGATTDVVMIEGTATAVHPTELPEEDAEIFAGKTGFDPRELPEPYLYFHVHPRRVQAWRTREELPDRELMRDGTWLVAD encoded by the coding sequence ATGACCCGAGCACCGGTCCGCCCCGCGCGGCAGCGCAAGCACGACACGCTCCACCGGCTCGAACACGACGACCACGCGTGGGTCGCCACGGCCGCGCCGCCCACCGACGACGGCGCGGACGGCGCCGTGCCCTGGCTCGTGCCGCTGTCCTTCGTCTGGGACGGCGCCACCCTCCTCCTCGCGACCCCGGCCGCGGGCGTCACCGGCCGCAACCTGCTGGCGGGCGGTGCGGTACGGCTCGGTATCGGCGCGACGACCGACGTCGTGATGATCGAGGGCACCGCCACGGCCGTCCACCCCACCGAACTGCCCGAGGAGGACGCCGAGATCTTCGCCGGCAAGACCGGCTTCGACCCCCGCGAACTCCCCGAGCCCTACCTGTACTTCCACGTCCACCCGCGCCGCGTCCAGGCGTGGCGGACCCGCGAGGAACTCCCGGACCGCGAGCTGATGCGGGACGGCACCTGGCTGGTGGCCGACTGA
- a CDS encoding VOC family protein, with product MALVTAGVVMLDCAEPEKLAEFYKGLLEGEESEVSANRLEIRGGDGTRLAFRRDANATPPSWPRPENALQAHLEFLVEDLDEAERRVVGLGGRPLEAKPAPEAHEERLFSDPAGHSFTLRRTVSTAPKQG from the coding sequence ATGGCACTGGTGACTGCGGGTGTGGTGATGCTCGACTGCGCGGAGCCCGAGAAGCTCGCCGAGTTCTACAAGGGGCTGCTGGAGGGGGAGGAGAGCGAGGTGAGCGCCAACCGGCTGGAGATCCGGGGCGGCGACGGCACCCGGTTGGCCTTCCGCCGCGACGCCAACGCCACCCCGCCGAGCTGGCCCCGCCCCGAGAACGCCCTCCAGGCCCACCTGGAGTTCCTGGTCGAGGACCTCGACGAGGCCGAGCGCCGGGTCGTCGGCCTGGGCGGCCGCCCCCTGGAGGCCAAGCCGGCCCCCGAAGCCCATGAGGAGCGCCTCTTCTCGGACCCGGCGGGGCACTCCTTCACCCTGCGCCGGACCGTCTCCACGGCGCCGAAGCAGGGCTGA
- a CDS encoding DUF4235 domain-containing protein — protein MSKKNAKRKLPLVYQPVGFLFGWAGGLLAGYAFRTAWRALRHEDDAPDALDRDRGWGEVILAAAVQGAIFAAARSAADRTGAVAIERRTGVWPAKEKEKGKKGRD, from the coding sequence GTGAGCAAGAAGAACGCGAAGCGGAAACTGCCCCTCGTCTACCAGCCCGTCGGATTCCTCTTCGGCTGGGCGGGCGGCCTGCTGGCCGGCTACGCCTTCCGTACGGCGTGGCGGGCGCTGCGGCACGAGGACGACGCCCCGGACGCCCTGGACCGCGACCGCGGCTGGGGCGAGGTGATCCTCGCGGCGGCGGTCCAGGGCGCGATCTTCGCCGCGGCCCGCAGCGCGGCCGACCGCACGGGCGCGGTGGCCATCGAACGCCGTACGGGGGTCTGGCCGGCGAAGGAGAAGGAGAAGGGGAAGAAGGGCCGGGACTGA